From the genome of Streptomyces sp. V1I1, one region includes:
- a CDS encoding RNA degradosome polyphosphate kinase yields MSQQPAEVPVQHPQPSVGSIAAHRPHTVAATVSDLEPDLDADLDSYEEDHEGDGAELPQGRFLDRERSWLAFNERVLELAEDPATPLLERANFLAIFASNLDEFFMVRVAGLKRRIATGVATRSASGLQPREVLDLIWNRSRELMARHAACYQQDIAPALAEEDIHLIRWPDLTEKEQARLFTLFRQQIFPVLTPLAVDPAHPFPYISGLSLNLAVVVRNPVSGHRHFARVKVPPLLSRFLEASPQRYVPLEDVIAAHLEELFPGMEVLAHHMFRVTRNEDLEVEEDDAENLLQALEKELMRRRFGPPVRLEVEESIDPYVLDLLVRELKMSDAELFPLPGPLDLTGLFGIAALDRPELKYPKFVAGTHRDLAEVESASAPDIFMALRERDVLLHHPYDSFSTSVQAFLEQAAADPDVLAIKQTLYRTSGDSPIVDALIDAAESGKQVLVLVEIKARFDEQANIKWARKLEESGCHVVYGLVGLKTHCKLSLVVRQEGETLRRYSHVGTGNYHPKTARLYEDLGLLTADPQVGADLSDLFNRLSGYSRRETYRRLLVAPKSLRDGLISRINKEAAHHRAGRPGYVRFKVNSMVDEAVIDACYRAAMEGVPVDIWVRGICAIRPGVSGLSENIRVRSILGRFLEHSRIFAFGNGGEPEVWFGSADMMHRNLDRRIEALVRVTDPAHRAALTRLLENGMSDTTSSWHLGPDGAWTRHATDPEGQLLRNLQEMLIDARRRRRAQP; encoded by the coding sequence CGCGCACCGGCCGCACACCGTCGCCGCCACGGTCTCCGACCTGGAACCCGATCTCGACGCCGACCTCGACTCGTACGAGGAAGATCACGAGGGAGACGGCGCCGAACTGCCCCAGGGGCGGTTCCTCGACCGCGAGCGCAGCTGGCTCGCGTTCAACGAGCGCGTCCTGGAGCTCGCCGAGGACCCGGCCACCCCGCTCCTCGAACGGGCCAACTTCCTGGCAATCTTCGCGTCCAACCTGGACGAGTTCTTCATGGTCCGCGTCGCCGGCCTGAAGCGCCGCATCGCGACCGGTGTCGCCACCCGGTCCGCGTCCGGCCTGCAGCCCCGCGAAGTGCTGGACCTGATCTGGAACCGCTCCCGCGAGCTCATGGCCCGGCACGCCGCCTGCTACCAGCAGGACATCGCCCCGGCGCTCGCCGAAGAGGACATCCACCTCATCCGCTGGCCGGACCTCACCGAGAAGGAGCAGGCGCGCCTGTTCACTCTCTTCCGGCAGCAGATCTTCCCGGTCCTGACCCCGCTGGCCGTGGACCCCGCGCACCCCTTCCCGTACATCTCGGGCCTCTCGCTGAACCTCGCCGTGGTGGTACGGAACCCGGTCAGCGGCCACCGCCACTTCGCCCGCGTCAAGGTCCCGCCGCTCCTGTCCCGCTTCCTGGAGGCCTCCCCGCAGCGGTACGTCCCCCTCGAGGACGTCATCGCCGCGCACCTCGAAGAGCTCTTCCCCGGCATGGAGGTGCTCGCGCACCACATGTTCCGGGTGACCAGGAACGAGGACCTGGAGGTCGAGGAGGACGACGCCGAGAACCTTCTGCAGGCCCTGGAGAAGGAGCTCATGCGGCGCCGCTTCGGCCCGCCCGTGCGGCTCGAGGTCGAGGAGTCCATCGACCCGTACGTCCTGGACCTGCTGGTCCGCGAGCTGAAGATGTCCGACGCCGAGCTCTTCCCGCTGCCCGGGCCGCTCGACCTGACCGGCCTCTTCGGGATCGCGGCCCTGGACCGGCCCGAGCTGAAGTACCCGAAGTTCGTCGCCGGCACCCACCGGGACCTCGCCGAGGTCGAGTCGGCATCCGCGCCCGACATCTTCATGGCGCTGCGCGAGCGCGACGTGCTGCTGCACCATCCGTACGACTCGTTCTCGACGTCCGTCCAGGCATTCCTGGAGCAGGCCGCGGCCGACCCGGACGTGCTGGCGATCAAGCAGACGCTGTACCGCACCAGCGGCGACTCCCCGATAGTGGACGCGCTGATCGACGCCGCCGAGTCGGGCAAGCAGGTCCTCGTACTCGTAGAGATCAAGGCCCGCTTCGACGAGCAGGCCAACATCAAGTGGGCGCGGAAGCTGGAGGAGTCCGGCTGCCATGTCGTCTACGGGCTCGTCGGGCTGAAGACCCACTGCAAGCTGTCGCTCGTGGTCCGCCAGGAGGGCGAGACGCTGCGCCGCTACTCCCACGTCGGGACCGGCAACTACCACCCGAAGACCGCCAGGCTGTACGAGGACCTGGGGCTGCTGACCGCGGACCCGCAGGTCGGCGCCGACCTCTCGGACCTGTTCAACCGGCTGTCGGGATACTCCCGCCGCGAGACCTACCGCCGACTCCTGGTCGCCCCCAAGTCCCTCCGCGACGGCCTGATTTCGCGAATAAACAAGGAAGCCGCACACCACCGGGCCGGCCGGCCCGGCTACGTCCGCTTCAAGGTCAACTCGATGGTGGACGAGGCGGTCATCGACGCCTGCTACCGAGCCGCCATGGAGGGTGTGCCGGTGGACATCTGGGTGCGCGGCATCTGCGCGATACGCCCCGGAGTCTCCGGCCTCTCCGAGAACATCCGGGTGCGCTCGATCCTCGGCCGCTTCCTGGAGCACTCCCGGATCTTCGCCTTCGGCAACGGCGGCGAGCCCGAAGTGTGGTTCGGCAGCGCCGACATGATGCACCGCAACCTCGACCGCCGTATCGAGGCTCTGGTCCGGGTCACCGACCCGGCCCACCGCGCGGCACTGACCCGTCTCCTGGAGAACGGCATGTCCGACACCACGTCCTCCTGGCACCTCGGCCCGGACGGCGCCTGGACCCGGCATGCGACGGACCCGGAAGGCCAGCTGCTGCGGAATCTACAGGAGATGCTCATAGACGCCCGGAGGCGCCGGCGTGCACAGCCCTGA
- a CDS encoding CHAD domain-containing protein, whose amino-acid sequence MHSPDLSRPDAAAVPAGAPTAGTAGEALARYLHAQAGGFLRSLRLHSESGADTAGVGEAAAALRQVSRRISGTLHTFRPLLDPAWADDLRTELAWLSATLAQEHACTSRLGRLLDALARLSGAIPLPPARGESRTPSPSDRAVAPGERGLSAGPGAPVPTGPGSGSVTSAGSGCGSGSGCGSGSGSGSGSGSGSGSGSGSGSGDLGSPADADGPVSPAGSADAPRATGSLTVGAARAGALLERQLTLARTRAHSAALQALGSSRFHAVADSVAVLASELPLGPMAGAPASEALALPVELAERRLLEAVAALPLGRAAHPYNAEALVHGLATTSAGEAQDAPWHQVRLLLRLHRYAQEVLHPEADPVLRHAGLVLDRHRDAAEAAAAAANAARTPRIAPATAYALGVLHADQRHEVEAARFAFQQVWQRATAVTAP is encoded by the coding sequence GTGCACAGCCCTGATCTCTCCCGGCCTGACGCTGCCGCCGTCCCGGCCGGTGCCCCCACCGCGGGCACGGCCGGCGAAGCGCTGGCCCGGTACCTCCATGCGCAGGCAGGTGGCTTCCTGCGCAGTCTGCGACTGCACAGCGAGAGCGGCGCGGACACGGCGGGCGTGGGGGAGGCCGCCGCCGCGCTGCGTCAGGTGTCCCGCCGTATCAGCGGGACGCTGCACACCTTCCGGCCGCTGCTCGACCCCGCCTGGGCGGACGATCTGCGCACCGAACTGGCCTGGCTCTCCGCGACGCTGGCCCAGGAACATGCCTGCACCTCGCGGCTCGGGCGGCTGCTCGACGCGCTGGCACGGCTGTCGGGGGCGATTCCGCTGCCGCCGGCGAGGGGGGAATCGCGCACGCCAAGCCCCAGCGACCGGGCCGTCGCTCCGGGCGAACGCGGCCTGTCGGCCGGTCCCGGCGCACCCGTACCGACCGGTCCCGGCTCCGGCTCCGTTACGTCGGCCGGCTCCGGCTGCGGCTCCGGCTCCGGCTGCGGCTCCGGCTCCGGCTCCGGCTCCGGCTCCGGCTCCGGCTCCGGCTCCGGCTCCGGCTCCGGCTCCGGCGATCTTGGCAGCCCCGCCGACGCCGACGGCCCCGTCAGCCCGGCCGGCAGCGCGGACGCTCCGCGCGCCACCGGTTCCCTGACCGTGGGGGCCGCGCGGGCAGGCGCCCTGCTGGAGCGGCAGCTCACCCTCGCCCGGACCCGGGCCCACTCCGCCGCGCTCCAGGCCCTCGGCTCCTCCCGCTTCCACGCGGTCGCCGACTCCGTCGCCGTACTGGCATCCGAACTGCCGCTCGGCCCGATGGCCGGCGCCCCGGCCTCCGAGGCCCTGGCGCTGCCCGTGGAGCTCGCCGAGCGGCGGCTGCTGGAAGCGGTGGCCGCGCTACCGCTGGGCCGGGCCGCTCACCCGTACAACGCGGAGGCCCTGGTGCACGGCCTCGCCACCACATCGGCCGGGGAGGCGCAGGACGCCCCCTGGCACCAGGTGCGGCTGCTGCTGCGGCTGCACCGGTACGCACAGGAGGTGCTGCACCCGGAGGCGGACCCGGTGCTGCGCCACGCGGGCCTGGTCCTCGACCGTCACCGCGACGCGGCCGAGGCCGCCGCTGCCGCCGCAAACGCTGCCCGCACTCCACGCATCGCCCCGGCCACCGCGTACGCCCTGGGGGTGCTCCACGCCGACCAGCGGCACGAGGTGGAGGCCGCCCGGTTCGCCTTCCAGCAGGTGTGGCAGAGGGCCACGGCGGTGACGGCCCCATGA